In the genome of Methanococcoides burtonii DSM 6242, the window TATCCCAATGCGGGTACATGAGAATTATTCCTCATTACTAAAGTACCCGTCATTTGATCGATCAAACACCCTTTGTTATTTCATCGGTGATCAATTCCGCCTGCTTAAGCACTGTTTCTGTAGCGAGTGCTTGTAGATCCGGCGGATAGCCATATTGTCTTAATGTCCGTTTTACAATTACTTTTAATTTGGCCCTGACGCTTTCTTTAATCGTCCAGTCTATAGACGCGTTTTGTTTGATTTTATCAAATAAAACAACCGCTAGTTCCCGTAACTTCTCTTTTTGCATCAATTCTCTTGCACTGTCATTATCTGCGATTGCTGTGTAAAACGCATATTCAAATTCAGACAAACCCATCTCTAAAGGTTCTTTGTCCATCCGTTTTATCTCTTTACTGAGTTCAATCAATTCTTCAATGACTTCAGCCGCAGTTATAACTTTGTTATGATATTTCTTGATGGAATCTTCCAGCATTTCCATTAATGATTTGCTTTGAACGAGGTTCTTCTTTACCCGGGCTTTTATTTCATCGTTGAGCAACTTTTTTAGAACTTCCAGAGCTATATTTTTGTGTTCCATGTTCTGGACTTCTAAAAGAAAATCTTCTGATAATATGGAAATGTCCGGTTTTTTAATTCCTGCGGCATCAAACACGTCTATCACTTGTTCAGTAACAAGGGCCTGATCGATAACCTGTCTGATTGCAGTTTCAATCTCCTCGTCTGTTTTACCTGTTCCAGTGCTGTCAAATTTAACAAGTCTGGCTTTTATCGCTTGATAAAACGAGATTTCATCCTTCACATCCATTGCCTCCTCGTGTGGAATGGCTATGGAAAATGCTCTTGATAATGCAGTTACTTCATCGATGTACCTTTTTTTACCGTTTTCGAGACCCAGAATATGTTCTTCTGCTGCAAGTATTATTGACAACTTCGTAGAAGTATCCGCTGCAAAGTAATGTTCGTAGGAAAATCCATGAAACATCTGGGATACGATCTCCAGTTTCTCCAGCATCAATTGAACTGCACTCTCCTGAAGGACAGCAGGATCGCCTTTCCCGCCGCTGTCAGAATAGAAAGACAAGGCTTCTTTCAGGTCAGAAGCTATTCCCAGATAATCAACAACCAGACTACCTGGTTTGTCTTTATAGACTCTGTTCACCCGCGCAATTGCCTGCATAAGGGTATGCCCTTTCATTGGCTTGTCAATGTACATCGTATGCAGACATGGAACATCAAAACCCGTTAGCCACATGTCCCGAACGATGACCAGTTTCAATTCGTCTTCCGGGTCTTTCATCCGTTCTGCTAAAGCTCTTCTCTGCTCTTTTGTCGTATGATGTTTTGATATTTTGGGCCCGTCAGAAGATGCAGAGGTCATCACAATCTTGATTTCGCCTTTTTTAAAGTCATCGTTGTGCCATTGCGGCTTGATCTTGATAATTTCATCGTACAGGTCAGCGGCTATCCTTCGTGACATTGCAACGATCATTCCCTTGCCTTCGAACACTTCCTTTCTTTGCTCGAAATGAGTTACAATATCCTGTGCGATCTGCCTTATTCGGCCTTCACTGCCGATCAAGGCTTCCAGTTGTGTCCATTTAGCTTTGGCTTTCTGGGTTTCTGCAAGATTTTCTTTTTCCAGTTCTTCATCCAGTTCTGAGACCAGTTTTTTACCTTCCTTGCTGAGAATGATTTTTGCCAACCTGCTTTCGTAATAGATTTTTACCGTGGCGCCGTCCTCAACAGCCTGGGATATATCATAAATGTCAACATAATTGCCAAAAACAGCAGGCGTGTTCACGTCTGTTTTTTCTATTGGCGTACCGGTGAAACCCAGGTAAGTTGCGTTGGGCAGGGCGTCGCGTGTGTATTTCGCAAAACCGTAAACGATCTTTTGACCGATTACGTTTCCCTGTTCATCCTTGATATCAATGGTTTTTGCCTTGAAGCCGTATTGTGTCCGGTGGGCTTCGTCAGCTATCACAATGATATTTCTCCTGTCCGATAGTTTCGGGTAAACGTTCCCTTCTTCGGGCTGGAATTTCTGGATGGTGGTAAATACCACGCCACCCGATGCAACGTTTAGCAGTTCTTTCAAATGCCCCCTGTTTTCTGCCTGCACAGGTTCCTGCCTGAGAAGTTGCTTTGAAGCGGCAAAGGTATCAAAAAGCTGGTCGTCCAGGTCGTTTCTGTCAGTGATCACAACTACGGTGGGGTTATCCATTGCCAGGACGATCTTACCGGTGTAGAAAACCATGGAAAGGGATTTACCACTTCCCTGTGTATGCCAGACCACGCCGCCTTTTCTGTCTCCAATGGGTTGTTCTGTCACCCCGGGCAAGCCATAACTTTCGGGACTCTCATGATGTAGACCGAAAATTTGCCAGTCTTTCGCCGCAGCATAACCCGATGCCCTGAGTGTCGATTCTACCGCCCGGTTAACGGCATAGTACTGATGATAGGTAGCGAGTTTCTTTACAGTCTGAATAGTTATAATGCCGGTTGTCCTGTCTTCCTTTTTCGATTTTTCAAATACAATGAAATGCCGGACAAGATCCAAGAGAGTTGTTTTATTCAGCATCCCGTTAATGAGTGTTTCCAACTGACCAATTAAAGGCGAGGCTTCAACCGTGCCGTCTGAGCTTTTCCATGCCATAAAACGGCTGAAACCAGCGGAAAGAGAACCTGATTTTGCCTCCAGACCATCGGAGATGACCATGAAACCATTATAGGCAAACAAAGATGAAATTGCCTGTTTGTAGGTCTGCAACTGTCTGAATGCAGATCTTACGGTTGCGTTCTCGTCAGCAGGGTTTTTCAGCTCGATAACCACCAGGGGCAGACCGTTAACAAAAAGGATGATATCAGGCCGTTTGTTCACATTATTTTCAATGACAGTGAATTGATTGGTGACAAGAAATTCGTTGTTTTCAGGATCGTTAAAATCTACGAGCCAGACCAGATCGCCCCTGTCGGCTCCGTCTTTCTGATAACTTACCTTTATGCCCTCGGTAAGCATCCTGTGAAATGCCTCGTTGTTGGCGATAAGTTCAGGCGAATTAAGGCGCTGTATCTGCCTGATGGCGTCCTCCCGCGCATCTGCCGGAATAGTGGGATTGATCCTGCCAATGGATTTTCGCAGGCGCTCTGATAATAGTACATCTTCAAACCGTTCCCGTTCCGGAGTGTCGCTATCCGGGGTAATGTCCGGGGCATAGATATACTGGTAGCCCTGATGTTCGAGGAGTTCGATGGCGAATTCCTCAATGGCGGATTCGGTCATTTTATTTGTAGTCACCCTTAGCCTCCATAATGCGCCGTACCTCTTTGTCAAAATCAGAAATATAATTTTTATCCTGAATTTTCTTGAATACTTCATATTCTTTGCTGACCAGAGCCAGAGCAACTTCATGACTGATCTGCCCGGCATTGGTAAGTATTTCGTATTCACTGAACTTCAGGAAGGCATTCAGTTTTCCAATCCAGTCTTTCATGTACATTGGCTTATTACGAATCGCCTGTAATTCCGCATGATCAAGGTACATGGTGACTATGCGATTCAAATGATCAAGTTCTGTTTTATCCAGATAGTTTTTTGCTATGGCAACATCACCTGGCATGATTTTACCGTCAGGTCCCTTTCGCCATGATGTCAATCCCATATTTTGCTTATCACTTCTGGCTCGCGTGTTTATAATTTCCGCGGCGGTCTGTCCGGTAATGGCAAAGTGGAGTTTGTTCTGTACCACTGCAAAGAATTTTTGTGTGTCCTGTGCTTTTGGGGAATAGTCAATGGAAGTGGCATAAATATCGGTAATTTTCTGATACAACATCCGCTCACTGGAACGGATATCCCGAATTTCTTCGAGTAAGTCATCAAAATAGCGTGTGCTGAAACGGGAACCATACTTGAAACGGTCGCTGTCTATTGCAAAGCCTTTGTGGATATATTGCTGAAGAATTGAAATTGCCCATTGCCTGAACTGTATGCCGCGTTCTGAGTTAACCCTATAACCCACCGCTATAATGGCTTCAAGCGAATAGCACTTTACGGTACGTGTAACTTCGCGATCACCTTCAATTTGAACTACCGAGAGATCCTCGGCAGTTGCCGATTCATCAAGTTCCTTCTCTTTGTAGATATTTTTAAGGTGCAAAGAGATATTATCCGCGCTGCATCCGAATAGCTCTGCTATTCGTTTTTGTGGCAGCCAGATGTTTTCATCGGCATAGAGTACTTCAATATTGATTTTCCCATCCGATGTTTGATAGACTGTAATTTGGTTGTCGGGTATTTTTTTATTTGTAGTCATGTTTACCCTCCTTAATGCGCCGTACCTCTTTGTCAAAATCAGAAATATAATTTTTATCCTGGGTTACACGATATTCTTCGTATTCCTGCTCAGCTTTCAGCTTTGCTTCCAGTCCACTGACTTTACCTTTGTCATTTAGTATCGGGTAGCTGGATAATTCCAGAAAGCTATGGAGAAATTTACTCCAGTCCTGCATTTTCATAAGGATATGGCGTTGTGCCCGGTTTTCCGCCAGATCGAGATATGCGGAGATAATCTGGTTCAGTTCCCTGATATGGGCTTCTCCCAGGTAATTCTTAGCAATTGAAACATCGGATTTCATTATTTTCCCGTCAGGTGCTTGTTTCCAGTTTGTCAAACCCATGTGGATCTTTGTTGCATCTGCGGAATCATAAATAATCTCTGCCGCCGTTTTCCCGGTGATTGCCCAGTGGAGTTTGTTCTGAACCGAAGCAAAGAACTCCTTTGTTACCGGTGCGTTTTTATCATAATCTGCGGAAAGGGCGTAGATGTCAGTGATCTTCTGGTAAAAACGCCGCTCGCTTGCACGGATTTCCCTGATCCGCTCAAGCAGTTCCTCGAAATAATCTTTGCCAAAAACCTGATTGCCCTGTTTCAGTCGCTCATCATCCAAAACAAAACCCTTGATGATGTATTCTTTCAGTATTTTGGTTGCCCAGATGCGAAATTGGGTTGCCTGATAGGAGTTTACGCGGTAGCCAACTGAAATGACGGCATCGAGGTTGTAGTATTCTAAATCTCTTTCTACTTGCCTCGATCCTTCCGCTTGAACTGTTCGGAAATTCCGAACAGTTGAATCCATCTGCAATTCCTCTTCTGCATATATTTTTTTAATATGCTCGCTAATTGTCGCTTTTGACTTTCCAAACAGCTTACCGATTGCTTTCTGTGTCAGCCAGATGTTTTCATCCTTCAATACAACTTCTACCTTTACGTTCCCGTCATTTGAAGTGTAGAGAATAAAATCGGATTGGTTTTCGGAAAGGTGGTTGTTATTCATGACCGGTTAGCTCCGCATAGTTTGATGGGGAAAGTGTGGATGTATTGGTAGCCTGATTTTTGTGGAGTTCGATGGCGAACTTTTTTATTTGGTTTTCGGTAATAGATTAGTCATTGGGTAGTTTCAATATAGAGTTTGCCAGCCTTTTTTCATTGCCTAGCGGGGTTGTGTAATATCTCTGCTCAATACCGTACAATATTTTTTTAAGATGGTCCTCTGTGCTAACAAAAAAAGTGTCACCATCAACCGGAACATCTTCGCAATAGGATCGTATATATTGAAAAATTTGCTGTTTGTCATCTTGTGTGAATTGGTTTATTGTATCGATTACCATTGCTATTCGTTTTCGATTGGCTGTTTTCACATTGTTGCTAGTAAATGTTTCCTCAAGAGAAATGAAGCCATGCTCCAGAAAAGCATCAACTTCGGCTTGAGTGGCTTCTCGGTAGAGCACCTCAATACCTTTGAACATTGACTTAACTGTGGCAATATTCCTAAAATAAAGACTGTCGCCGTTTATGTCGTAAACAGCATCAACAAAACTATTGAGAATTATAATAGGCTTATCGATTTCAAGTTTTGGTGCGCCTGAAATGTAAAACCATTTTTTATTTAATAAACGAGTTGGAGACATCTTCTGAAAAAGATAGAAATCACCTTGTTTACTACATAAGTAATTGATTTTAGAATACTGTTGTTCAGTTATTTGATTATAATCTGTGCTATTGAAGGTTTTTCCTATCAAGATATTCTCATAACCACGACTTAAAAACTTGTCTAATTTATACCATTCGCCATCTTCCAACTTATACGATGGCGAATATGCTTGGCTATCGGAGAAGTCAGGCATATCAAATACACCTCTTTTATCGGACATGACTTTGAAGAAACCTGCATTCCGATCTTTTGTTTTTGCTAGTAAATGATTCATGGTACCTGCCTTTCCATATCCATAAATGTATAATTATTGATGCGTCTTAGATTATTAAATACCACATTATTAGGCTCTTTAAGTTGCCTTCGTGTTATTAATAAAACTTTGATATTCTTATTATTTACGATGTAATAAAAGTTGAATCCAAACAAGAAAAATATCGGATTAAAATAAGAAATTCGAGAATAGAAAATAAAAACGCAGATTATCGTGAAAACATAAAAAAACACCTCAATGTTTGGTACGCTTAACGCAACAAAAAAATAACCTAAATAACTTGGTAAAAATGCGTCATTGGCAGGTTCAATAACAGATATTGAACCTTCGTCTATCTCGTCTGTGTCTAACGTGTTAGTAAGCTGCATACTTAGCCACGTGAAAATTAAAATTACTAAAAAATATAAAATATAAGTGATGATATTTGGCAAGTTTGAGATGTAAGGATGTAAAGAGTTTATGACAATCTCTTCTTTAACAAGAAACACCATCAATGAAAGTAATAGTGAGTTTAATGTCAAAACAAATTTGAAAATATGTTCCATCACCATTCCACCACCCCATATTCAACTCTGGCTTCTCCACTCATTAATTTAGACAACAGTGTATCCCGCAGTTTTTCGAGGGTGCGGATTTGTTTATTGTTCTTATCAATTTTATTAAACCAGGTATCTGCTTGATAAACAAACGGTTCAATTCGATGTTCCGGTGGTAGGATAATCTGTATAGATTTAAGTAAATTTTGTGTTAACAGTGGATGGCTTGATCCTTCTGCGATTTCATTTAGTTGCAAGCTTTTCAACAGGAAGAACAAAAAGCTTGAATGTTCTTTGTTGATTGGTTTTGCAACCAAAGCATTATCAGATATCCATACTGGATTGCGCTCTATGTATAAACTTCCGCAATACGCCCCGACTCTTCCAATGATAACTGTAACACCTTCATTGTTTGATTTGTCAGAATATCCTAAAATGCCGTTTCCACCATAAATAGGAATATTTCCTTCGATGATGTCATCAGGTCTTTTTTTGCCATTATGAAAAGAAGCAACATCGCCCAGTGTGCCTTCCTCCCACCCCTCATCCGCCTCCTCCTCAAACCACTGCCTGAACAGCGTTTCTGCCATGGCTTCGAGGGTCTTGTTCTGACGGTGGAGCAGGTCTATCTTGTCGTCGAGGCTGGAAAGGACTGAGGCGATAGCGCGCTGTTCGGGGAGAGGGGGAAGGAGGATGTCCTGTGAGTAAGCAGTATTGCGATTTAATCTAGGAACTGCACTATCCTCATTAAGTTCTTCAAGCCCAATTGTTTTTAATAAATAATAAATAAAATTTAAATAATATTTCGTTTCTTCAGGTAAAATATAATAAGCGGTATCAATGCAAAAAAAAGGGGTTTTTGAATAATATATTTTACCAACAGTTCCCTTTCGCCCAATAATTAATCCTTCAGAATTTACTAATGTTTCATTATGATAACCTGTTAAGCCAGCAGAACTATAAACAGGG includes:
- a CDS encoding type I restriction endonuclease subunit R, producing MTTNKMTESAIEEFAIELLEHQGYQYIYAPDITPDSDTPERERFEDVLLSERLRKSIGRINPTIPADAREDAIRQIQRLNSPELIANNEAFHRMLTEGIKVSYQKDGADRGDLVWLVDFNDPENNEFLVTNQFTVIENNVNKRPDIILFVNGLPLVVIELKNPADENATVRSAFRQLQTYKQAISSLFAYNGFMVISDGLEAKSGSLSAGFSRFMAWKSSDGTVEASPLIGQLETLINGMLNKTTLLDLVRHFIVFEKSKKEDRTTGIITIQTVKKLATYHQYYAVNRAVESTLRASGYAAAKDWQIFGLHHESPESYGLPGVTEQPIGDRKGGVVWHTQGSGKSLSMVFYTGKIVLAMDNPTVVVITDRNDLDDQLFDTFAASKQLLRQEPVQAENRGHLKELLNVASGGVVFTTIQKFQPEEGNVYPKLSDRRNIIVIADEAHRTQYGFKAKTIDIKDEQGNVIGQKIVYGFAKYTRDALPNATYLGFTGTPIEKTDVNTPAVFGNYVDIYDISQAVEDGATVKIYYESRLAKIILSKEGKKLVSELDEELEKENLAETQKAKAKWTQLEALIGSEGRIRQIAQDIVTHFEQRKEVFEGKGMIVAMSRRIAADLYDEIIKIKPQWHNDDFKKGEIKIVMTSASSDGPKISKHHTTKEQRRALAERMKDPEDELKLVIVRDMWLTGFDVPCLHTMYIDKPMKGHTLMQAIARVNRVYKDKPGSLVVDYLGIASDLKEALSFYSDSGGKGDPAVLQESAVQLMLEKLEIVSQMFHGFSYEHYFAADTSTKLSIILAAEEHILGLENGKKRYIDEVTALSRAFSIAIPHEEAMDVKDEISFYQAIKARLVKFDSTGTGKTDEEIETAIRQVIDQALVTEQVIDVFDAAGIKKPDISILSEDFLLEVQNMEHKNIALEVLKKLLNDEIKARVKKNLVQSKSLMEMLEDSIKKYHNKVITAAEVIEELIELSKEIKRMDKEPLEMGLSEFEYAFYTAIADNDSARELMQKEKLRELAVVLFDKIKQNASIDWTIKESVRAKLKVIVKRTLRQYGYPPDLQALATETVLKQAELITDEITKGV
- a CDS encoding virulence RhuM family protein — encoded protein: MTTNKKIPDNQITVYQTSDGKINIEVLYADENIWLPQKRIAELFGCSADNISLHLKNIYKEKELDESATAEDLSVVQIEGDREVTRTVKCYSLEAIIAVGYRVNSERGIQFRQWAISILQQYIHKGFAIDSDRFKYGSRFSTRYFDDLLEEIRDIRSSERMLYQKITDIYATSIDYSPKAQDTQKFFAVVQNKLHFAITGQTAAEIINTRARSDKQNMGLTSWRKGPDGKIMPGDVAIAKNYLDKTELDHLNRIVTMYLDHAELQAIRNKPMYMKDWIGKLNAFLKFSEYEILTNAGQISHEVALALVSKEYEVFKKIQDKNYISDFDKEVRRIMEAKGDYK
- a CDS encoding virulence RhuM family protein; this encodes MNNNHLSENQSDFILYTSNDGNVKVEVVLKDENIWLTQKAIGKLFGKSKATISEHIKKIYAEEELQMDSTVRNFRTVQAEGSRQVERDLEYYNLDAVISVGYRVNSYQATQFRIWATKILKEYIIKGFVLDDERLKQGNQVFGKDYFEELLERIREIRASERRFYQKITDIYALSADYDKNAPVTKEFFASVQNKLHWAITGKTAAEIIYDSADATKIHMGLTNWKQAPDGKIMKSDVSIAKNYLGEAHIRELNQIISAYLDLAENRAQRHILMKMQDWSKFLHSFLELSSYPILNDKGKVSGLEAKLKAEQEYEEYRVTQDKNYISDFDKEVRRIKEGKHDYK
- a CDS encoding restriction endonuclease subunit S: MTGKWKKCKLGDVLVLNYGKSLPERKRVEGKIPVYSSAGLTGYHNETLVNSEGLIIGRKGTVGKIYYSKTPFFCIDTAYYILPEETKYYLNFIYYLLKTIGLEELNEDSAVPRLNRNTAYSQDILLPPLPEQRAIASVLSSLDDKIDLLHRQNKTLEAMAETLFRQWFEEEADEGWEEGTLGDVASFHNGKKRPDDIIEGNIPIYGGNGILGYSDKSNNEGVTVIIGRVGAYCGSLYIERNPVWISDNALVAKPINKEHSSFLFFLLKSLQLNEIAEGSSHPLLTQNLLKSIQIILPPEHRIEPFVYQADTWFNKIDKNNKQIRTLEKLRDTLLSKLMSGEARVEYGVVEW